A single region of the Accipiter gentilis chromosome 6, bAccGen1.1, whole genome shotgun sequence genome encodes:
- the CFAP410 gene encoding cilia- and flagella-associated protein 410: MRLTRAAVLARAKAAALDGVRRLNCWGSRLTDISICRDLPNIEVITFSVNGISDLEPLNQCQNLSELYLRKNNIASLNELFYLKNLPRLRVLWLSENPCCGSDPHHYRMTVLRNLPSLQKLDNQAVTEEELSQALVDGEEITAPPARRNVENGCPESIESSAAESTTETESELLNFSLEETNKIREELGMKPVPRDKFSSFSPRETDCNRKRRNNVLNAILLLMKELDAESLEIIQQTVGRRLQALQKKELQEE; the protein is encoded by the exons atGAGGCTGACGCGGGCGGCCGTGCTGGCTCGGGCCAAGGCCGCCGCGCTCGATGGTGTCCGCCGCCTCAACTGCTG GGGCAGCCGCCTGACGGAT ATATCGATATGCCGGGATTTGCCCAACATCGAGGTGATCACATTCAG TGTGAATGGCATCTCGGACCTCGAGCCGCTGAATCAGTGCCAGAATCTGAGTGAACTCTATCTGAGGAAGAACAACATTGCAAGCCTAAATGAGCTCTTCTACCTCAAAAACTTACCCCGGCTGAGGGTCCTGTGGCTGTCAGAAAATCCCTGTTGTGGGTCGGACCCCCACCACTACCGAATGACAGTGCTGCGTAACCTACCCAGCCTGCAGAAGCTTGATAACCAAG CTGTGACAGAGGAAGAACTGTCCCAGGCCCTGGTTGATGGCGAGGAGATCACggccccaccagcaaggaggaaCGTGGAGAATGGCTGCCCTGAGTCCATTGAATCCAGTGCTGCTGAATCCACAACAGAGACTGAGAGTGAACTGCTGAACTTCAGTCTCGAGGAGACAAA CAAAATTCGAGAGGAGCTTGGTATGAAGCCTGTTCCGAGGGATaagttttcctccttttcacctCGAGAGACAGACTGCAACCGAAAGAGGAGA AACAATGTCCTGAATGCCATCCTGCTTCTTATGAAGGAACTGGATGCAGAGAGTCTGGAGATCATCCAGCAGACGGTGGGGAGGAGGCTCCAGGCCTTGCAGaagaaggagctgcaggaggagtga
- the PFKL gene encoding ATP-dependent 6-phosphofructokinase, liver type translates to MAAAAELERLRMAGAGMAIAVLTSGGDAQGMNAAVRAVTRMGIYVGAKVFLIYEGYEGLVEGGDNIKQANWLSVSNIIQLGGTVIGSARCKAFTTRAGRLRAARNLVEHGITNLCVIGGDGSLTGADIFRSEWGGLLEELVQDGQISEEVARENCRLNIVGLVGSIDNDFCGTDMTIGTDSALHRIMEVIDAITTTAQSHQRTFVLEVMGRHCGYLALVSGLASGADWLFIPESPPEDGWEDLMCERLGETRSRGSRLNIIIIAEGAIDRSGKPISSNYVKDLVVQRLGFDTRVTVLGHVQRGGTPSAFDRVLSSKMGMEAVMALLEATPDTPACVVSLSGNQSVRLPLMECVQVTKDVQKAMDEKRFEEAIQLRGRSFENNWNIYKLLAHQKPAQEKSPFSFAILNVGAPAAGMNAAVRSAVRIGICQGHTVYVVSDGFEGLSKGQIREVGWHDVAGWLGRGGSMLGTKRTLPKTCMEKIVENVRKFNIQGLLVIGGFEAYEGVLQLVEARGQYEELCIIMCVIPATISNNVPGTDFSLGSDTAVNAAMESCDRIKQSASGTKRRVFIVETMGGYCGYLSTVTGIAVGADAAYVYEDPFTIHDLKANVEHLTDKMKTDIQRGLVLRNEKCHEHYTTEFLYNLYSSEGKGIFDCRINVLGHLQQGGAPTPFDRNYGTKLGVKAVLWMSEKLQEVYRKGRVFANSGDSACVIGLRKKVVAFSPVTELKKVTDFEHRLPQEQWWLNLRLMLKMLANYQISLTEYISGKMEHVTRRTLSIEKGF, encoded by the exons atggcggcggcggcggagctggAGCGGCTGCGGATGGCGGGGGCCGGCATGGCCATCGCCGTCCTCACCAGCGGCGGCGACGCGCAAG GGATGAACGCCGCCGTCCGCGCCGTCACCCGCATGGGGATATACGTGGGAGCCAAGGTCTTCCTCATCTATGAG GGTTACGAGGGGCTGGTGGAAGGGGGAGACAACATCAAGCAAGCCAACTGGCTCAGCGTCTCCAACATCATCCAGCTG GGCGGGACGGTGATTGGCAGCGCCCGCTGCAAAGCCTTCACCACCCGTGCAGGCCGGCTGCGGGCCGCCCGTAACCTGGTGGAACACGGCATCACCAACCTCTGCGTCATCGGCGGGGATGGCAGCCTGACGGGCGCCGACATCTTCCGTTCTGAGTGGGGtgggctgctggaggagctggtcCAAGATG GGCAGATCAGTGAGGAGGTGGCACGAGAAAACTGCCGCCTGAACATCGTGGGGCTGGTGGGCTCCATCGACAACGACTTCTGTGGCACTGACATGACCATCGGCACTGACTCAGCGCTGCACCGCATCATGGAGGTGATCGATGCCATCACCACCACAGCACAGAG CCACCAGCGGACGTTCGTGCTGGAGGTGATGGGTCGCCACTGCGG GTACCTGGCACTGGTGTCTGGCTTGGCTTCAGGCGCCGACTGGCTCTTCATCCCTGAATCCCCTCCAGAGGACGGCTGGGAAGACCTCATGTGCGAGAGGCTCGGGGAG ACGCGCAGCAGAGGGTCGCGGCTCAACATCATCATCATCGCGGAGGGCGCCATCGATCGCAGCGGCAAACCCATTTCCTCCAACTACGTGAAGGAC CTGGTGGTGCAACGCTTGGGCTTCGACACGCGGGTCACCGTCCTCGGCCACGTGCAACGTGGAGGGACCCCGTCAGCCTTTGACCGCGTGCTG AGCAGCAAGATGGGGATGGAGGCGGTGATGGCGCTGCTGGAGGCCACGCCGGACACCCCCGCCTGCGTGGTGAGCCTCTCGGGGAACCAGTCGGTGCGGCTGCCGCTCATGGAGTGCGTCCAGGTG aCGAAGGATGTGCAGAAGGCCATGGATGAGAAGAGGTTTGAGGAGGCCATCCAGCTCCGTGGGAG GAGCTTTGAGAACAACTGGAACATCTACAAGCTGCTGGCGCACCAGAAACCTGCACAGGAGAAG agccCCTTCAGCTTCGCCATCCTGAATGTGGGTGCCCCTGCCGCCGGCATGAATGCTGCCGTCAGGTCGGCCGTGCGGATCGGCATCTGCCAGGGACACACTGTCTACGTAGTGAGCGACGGCTTCGAGGGCTTGTCCAAGGGGCAG ATCCGTGAGGTGGGCTGGCACGACGTGGCAGGCTGGCTGGGACGCGGCGGGTCCATGCTGGGCACCAAGCG GACTCTGCCCAAGACCTGCATGGAAAAGATCGTGGAGAATGTGCGGAAATTCAACATCCAGGGGCTGCTGGTCATCGGGGGGTTCGAG GCATACGAGGGGGTGCTGCAGCTGGTGGAGGCCCGCGGGCAGTACGAGGAGCTCTGCATCATCATGTGCGTCATCCCTGCCACCATCAGCAACAACGTGCCTGGGACCGACTTCAGTCTGGGCTCAGACACGGCCGTCAACGCAGCCATGGAG AGTTGTGACCGCATCAAGCAGTCAGCCTCGGGCACCAAGCGCCGCGTCTTCATTGTGGAGACGATGGGGGGCTACTGCGGGTACCTGTCGACCGTTACTGGCATCGCGGTGGGCGCTGACGCCGCCTACGTCTATGAAGATCCCTTCACTATCCATGACCTGAAG GCCAATGTGGAGCACTTGACCGACAAAATGAAGACGGATATCCAGAGAGGGCTGGTGCTGCG cAACGAGAAGTGCCACGAGCACTACACCACAGAGTTCCTCTACAACCTCTACTCCTCCGAGGGCAAAGGTATCTTCGACTGCAGGATTAATGTCCTGGGCCACCTCCAGCAG GGAGGAGCCCCAACCCCCTTTGACCGCAACTATGGGACCAAGCTGGGAGTGAAGGCAGTGCTGTGGATGTCAGAGAAGCTGCAGGAGGTCTACCGCAAGG ggCGCGTGTTTGCCAACTCAGGTGACTCTGCCTGCGTGATCGGGCTCAGGAAGAAGGTGGTAGCCTTCAGCCCTGTGACAGAGCTCAAGAAAGTCACTGATTTCGA GCACAGGCTGCCCCAGGAGCAGTGGTGGCTGAACCTGCGGCTGATGCTGAAGATGCTCGCCAACTACCAGATCAGCCTGACCGAGTATATCTCAGGGAAGATGGAGCACGTCACCCGCCGCACGCTCAGTATTGAGAAGGGCTTCTAG
- the PROCR gene encoding LOW QUALITY PROTEIN: endothelial protein C receptor (The sequence of the model RefSeq protein was modified relative to this genomic sequence to represent the inferred CDS: inserted 1 base in 1 codon), whose translation MGETWPDSHSPPPAAPPPRSCLIPXQASCGATIPVPIPVPRMLRLLLLCGALGCGADQAAPLAFTMLQQTHVSKGSSVFWGNASLDGQLSHLLEGLNVTQVLPLEPPDIWARRQQDVITYLSYFGQLVKLFSKERPIDYTQSLGCHLGCRLFPNGTTHSFYEVTLNGTAFLTFHVPNATWERRWPGSDPVATFAERELMKYPKTTQDLQHFLNTTCVGILRAQSARMGKQSSRSHAPLVLGLILGTFALLGMAMGIFLCTGGSC comes from the exons ATGGGAGAGACCTGGCCGGACTCCCACTCTCCTCCTCCCGCAGCCCCACCTCCCCGGTCCTGCTTAATTC GCCAGGCCAGCTGTGGGGCCACCATTccagtccccatccctgtccccaggaTGCTCCggttgctgctgctctgtgggGCTCTGGGCTGTGGGGCGGACCAGGCAG CCCCGCTCGCCTTCACCATGCTGCAACAGACCCACGTCTCCAAAGGCAGCTCTGTCTTCTGGGGGAATGCCAGCCTGGACGGGCAGCTCAGCCATCTCCTGGAGGGGCTTAATGTCACCCAGGTGCTGCCACTGGAGCCCCCGGACATCTGGGCCAGGCGGCAGCAGGACGTGATCACCTACCTGTCCTACTTTGGCCAGCTGGTGAAGCTCTTCAGCAAGGAGAGGCCTATAGACT ACACCCAGAGCCTGGGCTGCCACCTGGGCTGCCGCCTCTTCCCCAACGGCACGACCCACAGCTTCTACGAGGTGACTCTCAACGGGACAGCTTTCCTCACCTTCCACGTCCCCAATGCCACCTGGGAGCGGCGCTGGCCTGGCAGTGACCCAGTGGCCACCTTTGCCGAGCGGGAGCTGATGAAGTACCCCAAGACAACCCAGGACCTCCAGCATTTCCTCAACACCACCTGCGTTGGCATCCTGCGGGCTCAGAGCGCTAGGATGG GAAAACAGAGCAGCCGGTCGCATGCCCCGCTGGTGTTGGGCCTCATCCTGGGGACCTTTGCCTTGCTGGGCATGGCCATGGGGATCTTCTTGTGCACAGGAGGGAGCTGCTAG